From Chryseobacterium camelliae:
TATTCACCATATCCTTTGTATCATATCTACCCACAAAGATATACAATTGTAAAGTCTGTATCCTATTTTTTAATCTATTAAAATTATTAATCTTAAAAAAAATTAATATTAAATTTTTTCAGGTTTATTTTCAAGCTATTGAACCTGATGGTTATAGATCTATGATTTTAGAAAACAGGCTGTCTCAAATGAGGCAACCTGTTTTCTAAAAATTATTTCCGATTTTATCCTAATGCCAGGACTTCTTTACTATCAAAAACCCACTTTCCATCTACTTGCTTAAAATAATAAAGTTCAAGCTTTGCACCATGACCTAAAGATTTAATAACTTCAATAGCGGCGTATTGATTATTATTGCTTATTATTAAATTAACAAAAGAGACTTTGATAACATTATCCCTTTTTTGAAAACTATTATCAGTATCTAAAAAAGTTGGATAATGATTGACGCTTGATAATTTTTCAAGTTTAATGCCCCTTTAATATCACTTTTTTGTAGAATAATAATCTTTCCAATCGGTTAATATTTACTCGCAATTTTATAAATTTAATCTAATGAACATTGATGTGTCTTATATACTTAATAATATTAGAGTTTAATTACCTATATAATTTTATAATCGGCTCTGTTCATCAGATTTCTTAATTGATTTTGCAGTTTTAACAGATTGATTTCCGAAGTTGTATTTTAAGGTTAAAGAGAATAGCTGTGTGTCTTGATAATCACTAAAGGAACTGTTCTGATCAGAATATTTAGTCGAAATTTTTTGCTTTGAAGTTTTAAAGATATCATCAAAAAAGAGAGTTGCCTCCAGTTTTTTATTGAAGAATTTTCTGCTCATTACAAGATAAGCAGTCCAAACCCCTGAGTATTCAAAAGTCCCCTGTATTCCAGGTGAGGAGTACTGGTTTCCAAACTCCAATGTCCAGTCTAAAGCTTTGTCTAACGTAAAATTTGTTGACATGCTTGAGTTAAAGACCCAGATCTGTTTTTTGTACAATTGCTGATCAAAACCATAAAAGTAGTTTTCATCGTGGTACAGGTCTGCTGATGTACTTAACGTCCACCACGGTTTTATTTCAAAGTCCTTGGCAATGCTTGAGCCGTAAGCACTGGATTTTTTAATATTGGTGTAACGATACACCAGCATTTTCGTCTCCGGAATCTGGAAATTAAGCTCCATCGAAGGATCGGTTTTCTTACGATAAAACGCTTCGAAGCTCCAGCCTTTATAATCGTATGTGAAATTGACATTGTGCCTAATTGTAGCCTTTAAGTTGGGATCTCCCTGAAAATAAGAAAAGAGATTGAAGTAGGATCTGGCAGGATTTAACCATGAATAATTAGGTCGTGAGATCCTTTTGCCATAGGTTAAACCAAACTGATGTTTGCTTTCTGTAGTATACTGAATATAGGCAGTAGGAAACAACTTTAAATATTGGTTGCTGTTGTTTTCATAAGGTTCACTAACTGTTCCTCTTAAATCCGTATTTTCTGCTCGTAAACCGCCTTTGAAAATCCATTTATCCAAATTTAAAGACAATGATGCATAGGCCGACAAATTAGATTCCCGATAATCGAAAACGTTGCTTTTTTCTGGTTTGTAAGCTAAAATGCCTTTGTCGTCATCGGAAAAATTCAAGATACTGTTTGTTTTTACTACGCTGTATTTTCCACCGGCATCCACTTCCCATTTTTCATTCTTCCAGTTATAATCTGTCTGTTGTGAGAACAATCTGACATCCTGACCACTGTCATTGATAAAAGTCTGAGAAGACGGCAACTGATTGGCAAAATTAAGTGCCGTGAAAATATTTTGATAATTTTTACTGGTATTCGAAATATAGTAGGTGATAAAAGATAATTTACTTTTCCCAAATTGATGATCGGCCTGTAAACTAACATTGTTTTTTGCCGTTCTGCTATGATGATCATTGATCGTTCTATAATAGGACTCCAACATATTTTGGGCATTGTGGATGTTTGTGGGAACATCATAAATTCCGTAAGATTTGGGATCATAAAAACCACGGTATTCCAAGGCAATGGAGGTATTCTCATCAGCCTGGTATTTTATGGAGGTATTGAGTGAATTTTGTTGATCATCAATATCCTTTCTATTAAAAACCCCTTTCCACGTGGTTTGATCTTCGGGATAATAAATATGAGTATTCTGTGCACGATAATAGGTGCCTGATCCGCGCGTATAGCTTGCCATAGCCGATATTCTTTTTTTCTGATAATATTGGGCGATGGTTCCTGTTCCCTTTGGATATATGGATTGCTCATACTTTCCGGAAATGTATCCACGATAACCTTCGAGTTTATTTTCTTTCATCACAAAATTAAGCACTGCACTTCCGGAGGCTTCATATTTCGCAGGCGGATTGGTGATGACCTCTACAGATCTAACGTCACTTCCTTGCGTGTTTTCCAAAAGTGTTTTCAGCTCATCTCCTGTTACCATTACTTTTTTATCATTGATGGTAATAAGGATGTCAGAACTTCCTTTTATCTTGAACTCATTGTTTGAGAAAACAACGCCTGGTGTCTTTTTCAGGATTGCCCATGCACTGAGATTGGAAATATTACTATCTTGTACGTTGAATTCCAAACGGTCAATTTTCCTTTTAATGACCGGTTTTTTCTTGACGATTGCAACTTCGGCAATTTCAGAAACGGCCGATTTTTTGAGCTTGATATTGATGACCTGGTTAGGTTGTAGCAAATCGATCTGCCTTTCAAAACCATTATATTCTAAGTCGTTAACGATCAGTTTTACCTGATTACCGGTAATCTCTTCTATCGTAAAAACACCTTGCTCATTACTTAATAATGTTTTTATCAGTACATTATTGGTGTTATAAATTTCTATCGTGGCCTGAGGAATTGATTGATTTTCCTCATTAGTCACCTTGCCTTCTATTTTATGTTGCTGCGCAAAAGTAATAATAGGTAAACATAATGTTAAAAGAATGTTTTTCATTTGATCTCGTTTAAAGTTTGATTTTAGTACCGCAAAATTGAACTTTGAAAGCAAGAATTTAGGTTAAAAGAAGGTTAAGAAGCGGTTAATGCCGATTTAGCATTACAGAAAATTTTATATTTGACCTATGATTAACAATAATAGAAAGTTGATTGGTATTTTTGCTTTGCTTTTCTTTATTTTAGCGATTATACAGGTCTACTTTTTATATAAAACCTATAAAATAAAAGAAAGCCAGATCTATAGCTCTGTTACAGAAAAATTGGATATCTACCGTGACGATTCTAAAAATGAATATGGACTTCGCAATCACAAGCTTCATGATCTGTTCGTAAAATTTCGAGAAGGAAAAATTTCAAAGAGTCAGTTTATTAAGGATGTTGGCCATTTGAATACGAAATCAACAACCTCCTACAGTAATAAGGTTGACAGCATCTTCAGCAATTCAAAATACGAGGTAGCCAACAGATATGATCTACTGAGCACCAAATACCTTCCTACTGGCAAATACCTTTTTGATGAGCCTGTTACGCTCTTTGAAACAAATCGAAAAGTAGTAAAACCCGGCAAGACCGAAGAAGGCGTGTGGGATACTTCAGCCATAGAAAACGATACTGAAAATAAAAATACATACAGGACAACGATCGCAAATTATTATGAAATAAAGAATATTGAGTCAATTGTGTTCAGAGACCTATGGGCATTAATTCTTTGCTGTATATTAATCTTAACAGCCGTATTATGGATCTTCGTTTTGACCATACGGAATTTAATGATTCAGCAAAAAAAGGTTGAAGTCCTTCACACCGTAGTGGACAATATCGCCCACGAGTTCAAAACACCGATTGCAACTTTGAAAATTGCTGCAAAAGCTTTGGATATAGACTGGGACAGAAATGATCTCCCTTTGGTACAAAGACAGATCAATCGTTTGGAAAATCTAATGATCCAGCTTAGTAGTGATGAAAAGAATGCCTCTGAAATACAAAAAACATTCAACAGAGATTGGAGCGACTTCTTTGAAGATCTGAAGTTTTTACATTCAGACACTGAATTTTGCTTTAGGAATAACACATTCGACAGTCTGCCTTTCAACAAAACAGATATGGAGACCATCATCAAGAATCTTTGCGATAACAGTGTAAAATATGGAGCTCAAAAAGTTGACATTGATGTTGATTCAGTCTACAATCGTTTACAAAT
This genomic window contains:
- a CDS encoding outer membrane beta-barrel family protein — translated: MKNILLTLCLPIITFAQQHKIEGKVTNEENQSIPQATIEIYNTNNVLIKTLLSNEQGVFTIEEITGNQVKLIVNDLEYNGFERQIDLLQPNQVINIKLKKSAVSEIAEVAIVKKKPVIKRKIDRLEFNVQDSNISNLSAWAILKKTPGVVFSNNEFKIKGSSDILITINDKKVMVTGDELKTLLENTQGSDVRSVEVITNPPAKYEASGSAVLNFVMKENKLEGYRGYISGKYEQSIYPKGTGTIAQYYQKKRISAMASYTRGSGTYYRAQNTHIYYPEDQTTWKGVFNRKDIDDQQNSLNTSIKYQADENTSIALEYRGFYDPKSYGIYDVPTNIHNAQNMLESYYRTINDHHSRTAKNNVSLQADHQFGKSKLSFITYYISNTSKNYQNIFTALNFANQLPSSQTFINDSGQDVRLFSQQTDYNWKNEKWEVDAGGKYSVVKTNSILNFSDDDKGILAYKPEKSNVFDYRESNLSAYASLSLNLDKWIFKGGLRAENTDLRGTVSEPYENNSNQYLKLFPTAYIQYTTESKHQFGLTYGKRISRPNYSWLNPARSYFNLFSYFQGDPNLKATIRHNVNFTYDYKGWSFEAFYRKKTDPSMELNFQIPETKMLVYRYTNIKKSSAYGSSIAKDFEIKPWWTLSTSADLYHDENYFYGFDQQLYKKQIWVFNSSMSTNFTLDKALDWTLEFGNQYSSPGIQGTFEYSGVWTAYLVMSRKFFNKKLEATLFFDDIFKTSKQKISTKYSDQNSSFSDYQDTQLFSLTLKYNFGNQSVKTAKSIKKSDEQSRL
- a CDS encoding sensor histidine kinase, encoding MINNNRKLIGIFALLFFILAIIQVYFLYKTYKIKESQIYSSVTEKLDIYRDDSKNEYGLRNHKLHDLFVKFREGKISKSQFIKDVGHLNTKSTTSYSNKVDSIFSNSKYEVANRYDLLSTKYLPTGKYLFDEPVTLFETNRKVVKPGKTEEGVWDTSAIENDTENKNTYRTTIANYYEIKNIESIVFRDLWALILCCILILTAVLWIFVLTIRNLMIQQKKVEVLHTVVDNIAHEFKTPIATLKIAAKALDIDWDRNDLPLVQRQINRLENLMIQLSSDEKNASEIQKTFNRDWSDFFEDLKFLHSDTEFCFRNNTFDSLPFNKTDMETIIKNLCDNSVKYGAQKVDIDVDSVYNRLQIKISDNGNGISKSEQKYVFEKFYRIQSDNIHNTKGLGLGLFLVKNIVEKYDGKIDLNSEKNIGTTFTITLPYED